In a genomic window of Siniperca chuatsi isolate FFG_IHB_CAS linkage group LG1, ASM2008510v1, whole genome shotgun sequence:
- the def8 gene encoding differentially expressed in FDCP 8 homolog isoform X2 has protein sequence MEYDERLALFRQTRLNPFDRGEEDDGHQEGKTPPQHEARPEMFSGTRTHSSDRTMDLGLAEDHFSRPMGSFVASDIEQLKVAIEECKKMILELPEHSERQKDTVVKLIHLRLKLQELKDPEEDEPNLRTLLEHRFSKEKSKSVKQTCDKCSTIIWGLIQTWYTCTGCYYRCHSKCMNMITKPCVRSKVSHQSEYELSICPEIGLDRQDYRCAECRTPISLRGVPSEARQCDYTGQYYCSTCHWNDTAIVPARVIHNWEFEPRKKCLFMKASQHLTHFQVPPRSGGGLGIQVCRSSLRYLALMLPRPVLKLKEINPLLFNFVEELVEIRKLRQDILLMKPYFITCKEAMEARLLLQLQDRQHFVENDDMYSLQDLIDISSGRLSCSLTEIHTTFAKHIKLDCERCQAKGFVCELCKEGDILFPFDSHTSVCHECSAVFHRDCYYDNSTTCPRCARMTDRKQDEESDVKDA, from the exons AAGCAAGGCCTGAGATGTTCTCTGGGACCAGAACCCACAGTTCAGATCGGACCATGGACCTTGGTTTAGCTGAGGACCACTTCTCAAGGCCTATG GGTTCGTTTGTGGCGTCCGACATTGAACAGCTGAAAGTGGCCATAGAGGAGTGTAAAAAGATGATCTTGGAGCTGCCAGAACACTcggagagacagaaggacacTGTAGTGAAACTTATTCACCTTCGTCTCAAACTGCAGGAGCTTAAG GACCCCGAGGAGGATGAGCCTAATCTGAGAACCCTACTGGAGCACCGCTTTTCCAAGGAAAAGAGCAAGAGTGTGAAACAGACCTGTGACAAGTGTAGCACTATCATCTGGGGCCTTATCCAGACTTGGTATACGTGCACAG GTTGCTATTATCGTTGCCATAGTAAGTGTATGAACATGATCACCAAGCCCTGTgtcaggtcaaaggtcagccaCCAGTCTGAGTACGAGCTCAGCATCTGCCCTGAGATAGGACTAGACCGGCAAGACTACCGTTGTGCAGAATGTCGCACTCCTATTTCACTGA GGGGTGTGCCAAGTGAAGCCAGACAGTGTGACTACACAGGCCAATATTACTGCAGCACATGCCACTGGAATGACACAGCAATCGTCCCAGCTCGGGTCATCCACAATTGGGAGTTTGAGCCACGCAAG AAATGCCTGTTTATGAAAGCCAGTCAGCATCTGACCCACTTTCAAGTTCCACCCAGGTCAGGAGGAGGGTTGGGAATCCAG GTTTGTCGTTCCTCATTGCGCTACCTGGCCCTGATGCTGCCACGACCTGTGCTGAAGCTGAAAGAAATCAACCCGCTGCTATTCAACTTTGTGGAGGAACTGGTCGAGATCAGG AAACTCCGTCAAGATATTCTGTTGATGAAACCTTACTTTATTACCTGTAAGGAGGCCATGGAGGCTCGGCTATTACTACAG CTACAAGATCGGCAGCACTTTGTGGAGAACGATGACATGTACTCACTTCAagatttgattgacatctccagTGGCAGACTCAGCTGCTCCCTCACAGAGATCCACACCACGTTTGCTAAGCACATCAAACTAGACTGTGAG cgttGTCAGGCCAAAGGATTTGTGTGTGAGTTGTGTAAAGAAGGAGACATCCTGTTCCCTTTTGACAGTCACACCTCAGTCTGCCACGAGTGCTCTGCTGTCTTCCACAG AGATTGTTACTATGACAACTCCACAACTTGTCCACGATGTGCCCGAATGACTGATCGCAAGCAGGACGAGGAGTCAGACGTGAAAGATGCATAA
- the def8 gene encoding differentially expressed in FDCP 8 homolog isoform X1 — MEYDERLALFRQTRLNPFDRGEEDDGHQEGKTPPQHEARPEMFSGTRTHSSDRTMDLGLAEDHFSRPMGSFVASDIEQLKVAIEECKKMILELPEHSERQKDTVVKLIHLRLKLQELKDPEEDEPNLRTLLEHRFSKEKSKSVKQTCDKCSTIIWGLIQTWYTCTGCYYRCHSKCMNMITKPCVRSKVSHQSEYELSICPEIGLDRQDYRCAECRTPISLRGVPSEARQCDYTGQYYCSTCHWNDTAIVPARVIHNWEFEPRKVCRSSLRYLALMLPRPVLKLKEINPLLFNFVEELVEIRKLRQDILLMKPYFITCKEAMEARLLLQLQDRQHFVENDDMYSLQDLIDISSGRLSCSLTEIHTTFAKHIKLDCERCQAKGFVCELCKEGDILFPFDSHTSVCHECSAVFHRDCYYDNSTTCPRCARMTDRKQDEESDVKDA, encoded by the exons AAGCAAGGCCTGAGATGTTCTCTGGGACCAGAACCCACAGTTCAGATCGGACCATGGACCTTGGTTTAGCTGAGGACCACTTCTCAAGGCCTATG GGTTCGTTTGTGGCGTCCGACATTGAACAGCTGAAAGTGGCCATAGAGGAGTGTAAAAAGATGATCTTGGAGCTGCCAGAACACTcggagagacagaaggacacTGTAGTGAAACTTATTCACCTTCGTCTCAAACTGCAGGAGCTTAAG GACCCCGAGGAGGATGAGCCTAATCTGAGAACCCTACTGGAGCACCGCTTTTCCAAGGAAAAGAGCAAGAGTGTGAAACAGACCTGTGACAAGTGTAGCACTATCATCTGGGGCCTTATCCAGACTTGGTATACGTGCACAG GTTGCTATTATCGTTGCCATAGTAAGTGTATGAACATGATCACCAAGCCCTGTgtcaggtcaaaggtcagccaCCAGTCTGAGTACGAGCTCAGCATCTGCCCTGAGATAGGACTAGACCGGCAAGACTACCGTTGTGCAGAATGTCGCACTCCTATTTCACTGA GGGGTGTGCCAAGTGAAGCCAGACAGTGTGACTACACAGGCCAATATTACTGCAGCACATGCCACTGGAATGACACAGCAATCGTCCCAGCTCGGGTCATCCACAATTGGGAGTTTGAGCCACGCAAG GTTTGTCGTTCCTCATTGCGCTACCTGGCCCTGATGCTGCCACGACCTGTGCTGAAGCTGAAAGAAATCAACCCGCTGCTATTCAACTTTGTGGAGGAACTGGTCGAGATCAGG AAACTCCGTCAAGATATTCTGTTGATGAAACCTTACTTTATTACCTGTAAGGAGGCCATGGAGGCTCGGCTATTACTACAG CTACAAGATCGGCAGCACTTTGTGGAGAACGATGACATGTACTCACTTCAagatttgattgacatctccagTGGCAGACTCAGCTGCTCCCTCACAGAGATCCACACCACGTTTGCTAAGCACATCAAACTAGACTGTGAG cgttGTCAGGCCAAAGGATTTGTGTGTGAGTTGTGTAAAGAAGGAGACATCCTGTTCCCTTTTGACAGTCACACCTCAGTCTGCCACGAGTGCTCTGCTGTCTTCCACAG AGATTGTTACTATGACAACTCCACAACTTGTCCACGATGTGCCCGAATGACTGATCGCAAGCAGGACGAGGAGTCAGACGTGAAAGATGCATAA
- the def8 gene encoding differentially expressed in FDCP 8 homolog isoform X3: MEYDERLALFRQTRLNPFDRGEEDDGHQEGKTPPQHARPEMFSGTRTHSSDRTMDLGLAEDHFSRPMGSFVASDIEQLKVAIEECKKMILELPEHSERQKDTVVKLIHLRLKLQELKDPEEDEPNLRTLLEHRFSKEKSKSVKQTCDKCSTIIWGLIQTWYTCTGCYYRCHSKCMNMITKPCVRSKVSHQSEYELSICPEIGLDRQDYRCAECRTPISLRGVPSEARQCDYTGQYYCSTCHWNDTAIVPARVIHNWEFEPRKKCLFMKASQHLTHFQVPPRSGGGLGIQVCRSSLRYLALMLPRPVLKLKEINPLLFNFVEELVEIRKLRQDILLMKPYFITCKEAMEARLLLQLQDRQHFVENDDMYSLQDLIDISSGRLSCSLTEIHTTFAKHIKLDCERCQAKGFVCELCKEGDILFPFDSHTSVCHECSAVFHRDCYYDNSTTCPRCARMTDRKQDEESDVKDA, translated from the exons CAAGGCCTGAGATGTTCTCTGGGACCAGAACCCACAGTTCAGATCGGACCATGGACCTTGGTTTAGCTGAGGACCACTTCTCAAGGCCTATG GGTTCGTTTGTGGCGTCCGACATTGAACAGCTGAAAGTGGCCATAGAGGAGTGTAAAAAGATGATCTTGGAGCTGCCAGAACACTcggagagacagaaggacacTGTAGTGAAACTTATTCACCTTCGTCTCAAACTGCAGGAGCTTAAG GACCCCGAGGAGGATGAGCCTAATCTGAGAACCCTACTGGAGCACCGCTTTTCCAAGGAAAAGAGCAAGAGTGTGAAACAGACCTGTGACAAGTGTAGCACTATCATCTGGGGCCTTATCCAGACTTGGTATACGTGCACAG GTTGCTATTATCGTTGCCATAGTAAGTGTATGAACATGATCACCAAGCCCTGTgtcaggtcaaaggtcagccaCCAGTCTGAGTACGAGCTCAGCATCTGCCCTGAGATAGGACTAGACCGGCAAGACTACCGTTGTGCAGAATGTCGCACTCCTATTTCACTGA GGGGTGTGCCAAGTGAAGCCAGACAGTGTGACTACACAGGCCAATATTACTGCAGCACATGCCACTGGAATGACACAGCAATCGTCCCAGCTCGGGTCATCCACAATTGGGAGTTTGAGCCACGCAAG AAATGCCTGTTTATGAAAGCCAGTCAGCATCTGACCCACTTTCAAGTTCCACCCAGGTCAGGAGGAGGGTTGGGAATCCAG GTTTGTCGTTCCTCATTGCGCTACCTGGCCCTGATGCTGCCACGACCTGTGCTGAAGCTGAAAGAAATCAACCCGCTGCTATTCAACTTTGTGGAGGAACTGGTCGAGATCAGG AAACTCCGTCAAGATATTCTGTTGATGAAACCTTACTTTATTACCTGTAAGGAGGCCATGGAGGCTCGGCTATTACTACAG CTACAAGATCGGCAGCACTTTGTGGAGAACGATGACATGTACTCACTTCAagatttgattgacatctccagTGGCAGACTCAGCTGCTCCCTCACAGAGATCCACACCACGTTTGCTAAGCACATCAAACTAGACTGTGAG cgttGTCAGGCCAAAGGATTTGTGTGTGAGTTGTGTAAAGAAGGAGACATCCTGTTCCCTTTTGACAGTCACACCTCAGTCTGCCACGAGTGCTCTGCTGTCTTCCACAG AGATTGTTACTATGACAACTCCACAACTTGTCCACGATGTGCCCGAATGACTGATCGCAAGCAGGACGAGGAGTCAGACGTGAAAGATGCATAA
- the def8 gene encoding differentially expressed in FDCP 8 homolog isoform X4 produces the protein MFSGTRTHSSDRTMDLGLAEDHFSRPMGSFVASDIEQLKVAIEECKKMILELPEHSERQKDTVVKLIHLRLKLQELKDPEEDEPNLRTLLEHRFSKEKSKSVKQTCDKCSTIIWGLIQTWYTCTGCYYRCHSKCMNMITKPCVRSKVSHQSEYELSICPEIGLDRQDYRCAECRTPISLRGVPSEARQCDYTGQYYCSTCHWNDTAIVPARVIHNWEFEPRKKCLFMKASQHLTHFQVPPRSGGGLGIQVCRSSLRYLALMLPRPVLKLKEINPLLFNFVEELVEIRKLRQDILLMKPYFITCKEAMEARLLLQLQDRQHFVENDDMYSLQDLIDISSGRLSCSLTEIHTTFAKHIKLDCERCQAKGFVCELCKEGDILFPFDSHTSVCHECSAVFHRDCYYDNSTTCPRCARMTDRKQDEESDVKDA, from the exons ATGTTCTCTGGGACCAGAACCCACAGTTCAGATCGGACCATGGACCTTGGTTTAGCTGAGGACCACTTCTCAAGGCCTATG GGTTCGTTTGTGGCGTCCGACATTGAACAGCTGAAAGTGGCCATAGAGGAGTGTAAAAAGATGATCTTGGAGCTGCCAGAACACTcggagagacagaaggacacTGTAGTGAAACTTATTCACCTTCGTCTCAAACTGCAGGAGCTTAAG GACCCCGAGGAGGATGAGCCTAATCTGAGAACCCTACTGGAGCACCGCTTTTCCAAGGAAAAGAGCAAGAGTGTGAAACAGACCTGTGACAAGTGTAGCACTATCATCTGGGGCCTTATCCAGACTTGGTATACGTGCACAG GTTGCTATTATCGTTGCCATAGTAAGTGTATGAACATGATCACCAAGCCCTGTgtcaggtcaaaggtcagccaCCAGTCTGAGTACGAGCTCAGCATCTGCCCTGAGATAGGACTAGACCGGCAAGACTACCGTTGTGCAGAATGTCGCACTCCTATTTCACTGA GGGGTGTGCCAAGTGAAGCCAGACAGTGTGACTACACAGGCCAATATTACTGCAGCACATGCCACTGGAATGACACAGCAATCGTCCCAGCTCGGGTCATCCACAATTGGGAGTTTGAGCCACGCAAG AAATGCCTGTTTATGAAAGCCAGTCAGCATCTGACCCACTTTCAAGTTCCACCCAGGTCAGGAGGAGGGTTGGGAATCCAG GTTTGTCGTTCCTCATTGCGCTACCTGGCCCTGATGCTGCCACGACCTGTGCTGAAGCTGAAAGAAATCAACCCGCTGCTATTCAACTTTGTGGAGGAACTGGTCGAGATCAGG AAACTCCGTCAAGATATTCTGTTGATGAAACCTTACTTTATTACCTGTAAGGAGGCCATGGAGGCTCGGCTATTACTACAG CTACAAGATCGGCAGCACTTTGTGGAGAACGATGACATGTACTCACTTCAagatttgattgacatctccagTGGCAGACTCAGCTGCTCCCTCACAGAGATCCACACCACGTTTGCTAAGCACATCAAACTAGACTGTGAG cgttGTCAGGCCAAAGGATTTGTGTGTGAGTTGTGTAAAGAAGGAGACATCCTGTTCCCTTTTGACAGTCACACCTCAGTCTGCCACGAGTGCTCTGCTGTCTTCCACAG AGATTGTTACTATGACAACTCCACAACTTGTCCACGATGTGCCCGAATGACTGATCGCAAGCAGGACGAGGAGTCAGACGTGAAAGATGCATAA